A single genomic interval of Stieleria maiorica harbors:
- a CDS encoding YbjN domain-containing protein: MPINEVLRPDDLTDEMLEAIFEPTDLDVRRDNDGDLVVSRGVSCYVMPTAENERLMLMTFVGVKENTDRADKLEFVNRVNNDISTVRAHVNQRESIVFDYHIPVRGGVSGEAIVEATRFFLLASAHAIDRCDEDDIVR; this comes from the coding sequence ATGCCGATCAACGAAGTGCTGCGACCCGATGACCTGACTGACGAAATGCTGGAAGCGATCTTCGAGCCGACGGATCTGGATGTTCGCCGCGACAACGACGGCGACCTGGTCGTCAGCCGTGGCGTTTCCTGTTACGTGATGCCGACGGCCGAAAATGAACGCTTGATGCTGATGACGTTCGTCGGCGTCAAGGAAAACACCGATCGCGCCGACAAGCTGGAATTCGTCAATCGCGTCAACAACGACATCTCCACCGTCCGAGCCCACGTCAACCAGCGCGAATCGATCGTGTTTGATTACCACATCCCGGTCCGAGGCGGCGTCAGCGGCGAAGCGATCGTCGAAGCGACCCGGTTTTTCCTGTTGGCCAGCGCCCACGCGATCGATCGCTGCGACGAAGACGACATCGTCCGCTGA